AAGCGATCGACTTCGCAGGCGGCACGGTCGTACACATGTCATCGGGTTGGTCGGCGCTCGTGCTCTGCCTTATTCTCGGCAAGCGCACCGGCTTCGGAGCCAAGGCATTTACTCCGCACAGCCTCGTGATGACCGCGATCGGTACGGGCATGCTCTGGGTTGGCTGGTATGGCTTTAACGCAGGTTCTGCGCTCGCGGCAGACGGCATCGCGGCGAATGCATTTACCACGACGACCCTTGCGGCTGCAGTTGCTGCATTCGTGTGGCCGATGCTCGAATGGCTTGTGAAAGGTCACCCTACTGTGCTCGGCTTCTGCTCGGGCGCGGTCTCGGGCCTTGTTGTTATCACTCCGGGTGCAGGTTTTGTCGACGCCAATGCTGCGGTTATTATGGGGCTTTTGGGCGGCATAATACCCTTCTTTGCGGTAATGTATCTGAAGAACTGGCTCAAATATGACGATGCACTCGATACGTTCGGGGTGCATGGCGTTGGCGGCACACTCGGCGCCATTCTGACAGCATTTTTCGCGAGCAAAGACGTGAACGGCGCCCTGGCACCGCTGATTGAAAAGGGTCTGGTGTCTGCGCACATTCAGGCCATGCTGTTCACAATAGTACTTTCTGTTGTCGCCACCGTTGTCATCGCATACCTCGTGAAATTGACGATTGGTCTTAAAGCGAGCGCAGAGAAAGAATCGCTCGGCCTTGATATCAGCGAACACGGCGAAGAAGGCTACAGCGGCCTGCAGACCTTCATCGACTAAAAAACCGGGAGAATAAAATTATGAAACTCATCACAGCAATGATTCAGCCGCACAGGCTGCAAGACGTGAAAGACGCGCTTTTTAAGGCCAACGTCACCAAGATGACGGTGTCGAATGCGCTGGGTTGCGGGCAGCAGCGCGGGTACGACGAATCTTACCGCGGAGTCGTGCACGAAGTTAATCTGCTGAAGAAGGTGCGCATCGAGATCGCCGTAAACGAAGAGTTCGTCGAACCGACGATACAGGCAATCATCAGCGGCGCCCGCACAGGCAACATCGGTGACGGAAAAATATTCATCACCGAGCTTGCCGAAGTAATTCGCATTCGTACAGGCGAAAAAGGCAAAACGGCCGTCGGGTGACTTTTCTCCGGGTATGGCAGCGCCATACCCGGAGAATCACAAAAATTGAAACAGCATATTCTCGTGAATAAACTTCTCGAGCCGAATCATGTCACCCGGTTTACTTTTGAAAAACAGTACTCCCAGATAATAGAAACCAGCGCGGTGCGAGAACCGCACGATTTCACCGAATAGCTCAAGGTCGTCACCCAATACAGGAATCAGCATCTTGACGCGGCGGTGCTGCATCAGGTATTTAAAAATTGCTTCATCGGAAAATTCGAGCAAAAGGCCCGAAAGTGAGATATTCACGACCCGGGTTTCGACAGAACTCGGGTCGAAGTGCGACGAACGGATACGCGACTTGCTCATCGCATACGAGAAAAGCTCCATGAGGCGGTGCATGTCGATCGCCTGCATCGAATTGATATAACGTTTGTCGAACTGGTTGGTTTCGATGCGCACATAACCCTGCATTTCACCGAACAGGGTCAGGGGACTCATCAGGTACGAGACGACAAAGTCGCGCGCATCTTGCCGGCGAATACCCTCGATATATTTGAGAGCCGCTGTTTCGCCCTCTTCTGCCGACCGCGCCTCAAAAAGTCCGCTGAGGTTCGTGAGGCTCGGGTGCGCGTGAGGCGAGGTGTATGAAAGCACCCGCATAGTGTCTTCGACGAAAAACGTCTTGCCCTGCGTTTGTACAACGCGCTCCGCCTCGGTGAGCGTCGCGGGGTCGCGGTTCTTGAAAAAGACAATCTCAAAGTCTGAGCTGATACTCTGTATCTCACTGACGAGCATGCGGTACATCGTCTGCAACGAGACATCTTCACGGGCAATCTCTTGCATCACATAAGGGAAACGGCTCTCGAGGTTTTTTTCGTCGAGACGGGTGTGCCCGATCGGTGAATACATGATGGTAAAGCGCATAAAAAGGTCATCGAACCGCAGCCGAATATGGCGTCGCCGCTGGAGAAAAGACAGCTGCTGCGGAAACTGAATATAGATGCCGTTTTCATTAGTCCGCAACACCATGACCTGCGACATGTAGTAGCGGTTATACGCCTCGAACTGCAATATCGCACGTCGTTCCTGCGTTTCCTGAAAGCCGTGCGCTGTCAGCAGAACCTCGTGCTGGTCTATCTGTTCGCAGTGTGCAATGTAGACATAACCCGAATAACGAAAATGAATACGGGTATATTTGGCCTTAAGGTAATAGAGAATGTTCAAAATGCCGAAATACGAGTTCTCGGTATTGGCATTTTCGAACGCGTCGAGATCGCGCGCGAATCCGGGTAGGCTTTGGTGTGCGACAGCCACTAAGGTCATTTTCGGTTTTTGGCAGGCCAAAGTATAAAAACCGGGTCAAAAAGAGTTGCCCGGCTGTGCAGGGCGGTCAGGCTTTTCCCTACAAACAAAAGGAGCTCAACATGGAAGAACTACTCAAGAAAATCGTCAATCTCGGTATTGGCGCCGCCAAGGGACTCGAAGACAATTTGCAGACCGCATTCAAAGCCGCTGAACAGGGCATCAACGAACTGATCTCGAAGGGCGATTCGTCGGGCGAAGCCGGTTCTACGCAGGTGAAAAAATTTGTGAACGACCTGCTGGTATCGGTAAAAGACTACGAGGCCAAGGCACGCGAAATGTCAGACAACCTGACGCTGGCGCTGAGAGAGTTTCAGTCATCGGGAAAAGGCAGGGTTGAAGATTTACAGAAAAGAATCGACGAGATTACCCAAAGTATCAAGGCACGAATGCCTGGCCAGGGTTAACAGCATGGCCCGGTGCGGCGAATACCGCACCTGAGGGCCCAGGCTGTTATTTCTTCTTGTGGCGGTTCGCCCTGCGCTTCTTCTTGCGCTTGTGGTTGACGATTTTTTTTCTCTTACGTTTACGGCCGCTTGGCATCGCGAACCTTCGTAATTGTAACGACACGCTGTAAACCTCTTTTGCTTTGCCAGTCACTAAGCGTTTCTGAGACTATTTTGGGCATCATTACTGACTTGAAAGACCTGCCCCCATTGGGCAATGGCTCCGTTGTCACCATGGGTGATTTTGACGGCTTACACACCGGGCACCAGGTGCTGATCAGCTCGACAATCGCCGCCGCCCAAAAGAAGCAGCTGCCGGCAATACTCGTCACCTACGAACCCAGCCCGAAAAAAATTCTGAAAAAACTTGCGATCGACAGCCGCATCACGACGTTTGCTGAAAAGCGCGACCTGCTCGCACAGGCAGGCCTCGACCACGCCGTTTTTTTTCCCGTGACGCAAAAGACTCTGCGCATTTCTGCCCGCACCTTCTTGCGCGAATTCTTGCTCGGCAGCCTCAAGATGAAGTGCCTCATCATGGGCAACGACCACCACTTCGGGCATAACCGCCGCGGCAACGCACGTTACCTCACGGCCGCCGCGCGAAAATATGGCTTCGAACTGCACATCGTCGACGAACAGGTGACGCATGAGAAACGCACCTCTTCATCGCGCATTCGGGCGGCGCTGCTCGCGGGCGATGTCGCCGAAGCTGCGGCAGTTTTGGGCCGACCCTATTCCGTTACGGGACTCGTCGTGCATGGCCAAAAACGCGGTGCCGCAATCGGATTTCCCACTGCGAACGTGGCTCTTGACCCTGAAAAACTGCTGCCGCTGTCGGGTGTTTACGCAGGCACCGCCCGTCTCGACGACGGACGCAGTTTAAACGCCGTTGCCAACCTGGGCGTTAAGCCGACCGTCGGCGAACATGCGCTCGGCCTTGAAGTGCACATTCCCGATTTTGACGAAGACCTCTACGGCAAAGAGCTCACCTTTGCGTTTTCTGACCGCATTCGAGGCGAGCTCAGGTTTTCGGGCATCGATGAACTGAAGGCACAGATCGCAAAAGACGTCGCCGCAGCGCGTTTGCTGCGCACAAAAATTGTGTCGCTGATCTGAGTTTTTTTCCGTATATTGTAACAGGCGGCGTTGACCGCAGCGGCAGAAAATGGTTACTTACCTGAAATACATCCGCATTGCGCTTCTTTCGGCGGGCCTCATTGCCGTGCGCCCGGCGCCTGCAAACGACGTCGTCGGCACGCTACTCAAAGATACAGTGGCTACTTTTTCTGATTCGTATGACCTGATTTATTATTCGGTGAAATCTGCGCTCGTGCGCGATCTGAAGGCGCAGAAGGCCACGATCAATGAGACGACCGCGGTCACGAACGAGCGCATCGAGACTTATCTCGAATCGCGCGGCATTACGGTTCGCCGCGACCGCCAGCCGATTCAGCGCAAAGAATTTGCGCGTTTGGTGATGCAGCGATTCGAGCTGCCGCTCGGTGTCTTCACAAAGGTTTTCGGCACTGCAGGCTGGTATTACCGCGACGCAGTGCGCGCGGGCCTTTTTTCTGAAAATGAAGCGGGCGACGAGACTATGTCAACCCGCGAGATGTTGTCGGTATTTTCGCGCGCCGAATCTTTAAGCCGGCAAAAGTAATGCCCGCTGGCGGTCCGCGAGGCTGATCTGCTTTAGGTGTGTTTTCCCAGAATTGTTTTGTAGTGCTCTTTTGGTGCTGCGCCCACGGTACGGTCGACCATTTCGCCATTCTTGAACACCATCAAAGTCGGAATGCTGGTAATGCCAAACTTCATCGCCGTGTCGGGGTTTTCGTCGACGTTCATTTTGACAATCGACACTTTTTCGCCCATTTCTTTCTGCAGGTCTTCTAACACCGGAGCGACCATTCGGCAAGGCCCGCACCACGGAGCCCAGAAGTCTACCATGACAACACCGCTGCCGGTTTTGCTGGTGAAATTCTGATCTGTGATTTCTTGTACGAGGCCCATGCTTTCTCCTGTAGGTTATTGACGCCACGCTCCCTGAATCTGAACCCAAAGCGGCCGTTAGCAGTTAATAACTTGACGTTTCGTTTTCTTAACCGCAGTATACTAAATCGAACTTGTGACAGCAAATTATTTTCCGGTGCCCGAATTTCATGGCTTTGCGTAAGAATTCTGAAGACCAGCGCGCACGCAGAGTGCGCCTTGATACGCGTGCTTTTACCCTGGCAGTCATACCGGCGCATGGCGGCTTCAAGCGCGAATGGCGCATCGCCTACTCTGCCGTCTTTTTTCTGCTCGCTGCGCTTCTGACCGTCGCCGCACTGATCGCTTTTTCTCTGTGGCAACGAGCACCGTTAGAAGAAGATAAACGCGTTTCGGCAGAGCTTGCCTCGGCGTGGCTCGCACGGTGGGAGATTCTCGAAAACGGCAAATACCGCATTACCGAGAACCTCGACGAACTGCAAAAAATCGGCGACGACTATTACCGCACGATCTTCGGGGCAAAACCCGACCTCGGCGAAATTGAGCAGACCGATTCGACCATGCAGCAGAGCGCGAAAATTCTGCCGCTGATGAGCGTCATGCGCATCATCACCGCGCGTGAAGAAGCCTACGCGAGCATGCCGCTCGGCATCGCCGTGCGCTCGAACCAGATCACTTCTCTCTATGGCCGGCGGGTCGACCCCTTTGGCCTCGAGACAAACTTTCACACCGGTATCGACTTCGCCGGCGGTGTGGGAGCTCCCATTTACGCGACGGCCGACGGTGTGATTGCTTCTGCCGCCGACGAAGGTACGAGCGGGCTCGGCAAAAATGTGCGTATTCTGCACAAGTTTGGCCTCATCACGGTCTATGCGCACATGAACGACATCTCGGTGCGCAAAGACCAGAAAGTCAAGCGGGGTGACCTGATCGGCTTTGTCGGCACTACCGGTCGTTCTACGGGGCCTCACCTGCATTATGAGGTGCGCGTGCGCAGCCTTGAACCCGACAATTATTACGAGCTGACGTACAATCCGATGCCGTTTATCCGAGAAAAGTTATGAGAATCTTTATTCAGGGTATGGGGCTGATCGGCGCGTCGATGGCGCTGCGCCTCAAAGAACTTGGCCACGAAGTGGCGGGTTCGGTGCGCAGTGAAAAAAGCCGCGACGTACTTAAGTCCCTCGGGCTTCAGAACATTGCGCTGGCTGATGAATTCAGTGCGAAGCTGCTCGAAGGCCGCGACCTGTTGGTGCTGGGGCTGAATATTTCTGACTGCCT
The sequence above is a segment of the Turneriella parva DSM 21527 genome. Coding sequences within it:
- a CDS encoding ammonium transporter, encoding MNLRTLRLASTAFCLSLLAPAAIAAQAKPAEAAKPRELTIEQRVADIEAYMNNSKRVADDPAVKAEDKAAKSNVAGAGPGHNAWLMTSALLVLFMTLPGLALFYGGLVRSKNILSVVAQCFGIAGLVTILWWLIGYSLVFSEGNAFIGGGAYAFFKGVDSTVGQGGPWISNNVFSMFQMMFAIITPALIVGAVAERMKFSAIMAFVALWMFAVYFPLAHMVWGPAGYMNGLGNEAAAIKAIDFAGGTVVHMSSGWSALVLCLILGKRTGFGAKAFTPHSLVMTAIGTGMLWVGWYGFNAGSALAADGIAANAFTTTTLAAAVAAFVWPMLEWLVKGHPTVLGFCSGAVSGLVVITPGAGFVDANAAVIMGLLGGIIPFFAVMYLKNWLKYDDALDTFGVHGVGGTLGAILTAFFASKDVNGALAPLIEKGLVSAHIQAMLFTIVLSVVATVVIAYLVKLTIGLKASAEKESLGLDISEHGEEGYSGLQTFID
- a CDS encoding P-II family nitrogen regulator; translation: MKLITAMIQPHRLQDVKDALFKANVTKMTVSNALGCGQQRGYDESYRGVVHEVNLLKKVRIEIAVNEEFVEPTIQAIISGARTGNIGDGKIFITELAEVIRIRTGEKGKTAVG
- the trxA gene encoding thioredoxin encodes the protein MGLVQEITDQNFTSKTGSGVVMVDFWAPWCGPCRMVAPVLEDLQKEMGEKVSIVKMNVDENPDTAMKFGITSIPTLMVFKNGEMVDRTVGAAPKEHYKTILGKHT
- a CDS encoding M23 family metallopeptidase; this encodes MALRKNSEDQRARRVRLDTRAFTLAVIPAHGGFKREWRIAYSAVFFLLAALLTVAALIAFSLWQRAPLEEDKRVSAELASAWLARWEILENGKYRITENLDELQKIGDDYYRTIFGAKPDLGEIEQTDSTMQQSAKILPLMSVMRIITAREEAYASMPLGIAVRSNQITSLYGRRVDPFGLETNFHTGIDFAGGVGAPIYATADGVIASAADEGTSGLGKNVRILHKFGLITVYAHMNDISVRKDQKVKRGDLIGFVGTTGRSTGPHLHYEVRVRSLEPDNYYELTYNPMPFIREKL
- a CDS encoding phasin-related domain-containing protein, with product MEELLKKIVNLGIGAAKGLEDNLQTAFKAAEQGINELISKGDSSGEAGSTQVKKFVNDLLVSVKDYEAKAREMSDNLTLALREFQSSGKGRVEDLQKRIDEITQSIKARMPGQG
- a CDS encoding PilZ domain-containing protein; its protein translation is MTLVAVAHQSLPGFARDLDAFENANTENSYFGILNILYYLKAKYTRIHFRYSGYVYIAHCEQIDQHEVLLTAHGFQETQERRAILQFEAYNRYYMSQVMVLRTNENGIYIQFPQQLSFLQRRRHIRLRFDDLFMRFTIMYSPIGHTRLDEKNLESRFPYVMQEIAREDVSLQTMYRMLVSEIQSISSDFEIVFFKNRDPATLTEAERVVQTQGKTFFVEDTMRVLSYTSPHAHPSLTNLSGLFEARSAEEGETAALKYIEGIRRQDARDFVVSYLMSPLTLFGEMQGYVRIETNQFDKRYINSMQAIDMHRLMELFSYAMSKSRIRSSHFDPSSVETRVVNISLSGLLLEFSDEAIFKYLMQHRRVKMLIPVLGDDLELFGEIVRFSHRAGFYYLGVLFFKSKPGDMIRLEKFIHENMLFQFL
- a CDS encoding bifunctional riboflavin kinase/FAD synthetase; the protein is MGIITDLKDLPPLGNGSVVTMGDFDGLHTGHQVLISSTIAAAQKKQLPAILVTYEPSPKKILKKLAIDSRITTFAEKRDLLAQAGLDHAVFFPVTQKTLRISARTFLREFLLGSLKMKCLIMGNDHHFGHNRRGNARYLTAAARKYGFELHIVDEQVTHEKRTSSSRIRAALLAGDVAEAAAVLGRPYSVTGLVVHGQKRGAAIGFPTANVALDPEKLLPLSGVYAGTARLDDGRSLNAVANLGVKPTVGEHALGLEVHIPDFDEDLYGKELTFAFSDRIRGELRFSGIDELKAQIAKDVAAARLLRTKIVSLI